The Streptomyces sp. NBC_00224 genome contains the following window.
GTAACCGGCCACCGAGCGGTGCTCTACGGGGACTTGGGCTTGCCGTCCCCGTAGAGCCAGGTGTCCCACAGATCCGTCAGGTCCTTGCCGGACTCCTCCTCCACGAACCGGGTGAAGTCCTCGGTGGAGGCGTTCGCGTGCCGGTGCTCCTTCGTCCAGCCCTGCACGATGTCGTAGAACATGTCGTCCCCGACGGCCCGGCGGATCTTGTGGACCACCATCGCACCGCGGTCGTACACCGGCTTGTCCGAGATCTCGGCGGCCGACGGCGGCTCGGCGGGCGGGAACGCCCAGAGCTCGGCGTCGGCCGCCTTGGCGTACTCCTCGTCGAAGTGCGCCTGCGCCGACTTGCCGCCGTGGTCCTCGCTCCAGAGCCACTCCGCGTACATCGCGAAGCCCTCGTTGAGCCACATGTCCTTCCAGCGCTTCGGCGTGACCGAGTCCCCGAACCACTGGTGGGCGAGCTCGTGGACGAGGGTCTCCTCGTCGAGCTGGTCGGCGGGGATCACCGGGCGGTTCTGGGTCTCCAGGGCGTACTCGGCGGAGCCCTCGGGGGCGACGATCACGCCGGTGGAGGAGAAGGGGTAGGGCCCGAAGTTCTCCTTCTCCCACTCGACGATCTCCGGAAGCCTGCCGACCACATCGGCGGTCTCCTTCCGGGCGGCGGGGTCGACTGCCGTGTAAACAGGCAGTCCTGACGGTGTCTTGGCTTCCTTGACGATGTCGTACTTGCCGATCGCCACCGTCGCCGCATAGCTCGCCATCGGCTCGCCGGTGTGCCAGGTGAAGGTGGTGCGCCCGCCCGCCGTGACCGTCGACTTCAGCTCGCCGTTGGAGACCGCCGTCAGCCCCCGGGGCACGGTGATCCTGATGTCGTACGTGGCCTTGTCGCTGGGGTGGTTGTTGGAGGGGAACCACGCCATCGACCCGGCGGGCTCGCCGAGCGCGAGCGCGCCGCCGTCGGCGGTCCGCAGCCAGCCCTCGTGCGAGTCGTCCTGGTCGGTGAGGGTCTTCGGGGTCCCGGAGTAGGCCACGCTCGTACGGAACCGGGCGCCCTTCTCGATCTCGTCCGCCGGACGCAGGGTCAGCTCGTCGCCCGCCCGGTTGGCGTCCGCGCGCTCGCCCCCGACCGTCGCGGAGGTCACGTCCATCCCCGCGAAGTCGAGGTTGAAGGCGCTGAGGTCGCGGGTGGCGCGGGCGGTGAGGGTGGCGGTGCCGGTGAGGTGGTTGCGGGCCGGGTCGTAGTCGAGGGCGAGGCTGTAGTGCTCGACGTCGTAGCCGCCGTTGCCCAGCTTGGGGAAGAGCCCGTCCCGCAGCCCCGCCGCCCCGGGCTTGCCCTCCACGCCGCCGGTGCAGCCACCGAGGGCCAGCAGGACGGCCCCGGGGAGGGCGAGTCGGCGTATCGCGCTGCGATGATCCACAGGGCGATCCTACGGGCGGGGCGCGCGGGGGGCCCGGGGATGCGGGGGCGAGGCCGGAAACAGCCACCGCGCCGGCGCCGCCGCCCTCGGACAGGCGTTACTTCGTCAGCGCTGCCACGCCCGCCTGCGCGAACTTCTCGTCGAGGTCGCCGCTCGGGGCGCCGGCGACACCGATGCCCGCGATCGGGGCGCCCTGGGCCTGGACGGGCGCGCCGCCCGCGAGGAAGAGGGTGCCGGGGATGTCCTTGAGGTTGGGCGCCTGGGCGAGGCGGCCGGCCAGTACGGACGTGGGGGCGTTCCAGGAGACGGCCGTGTACGCCTTGCGCTCCGCCGACTCGTACGACTGCGGGCCCGCGCCGTCGCCGCGCAGGGTGACCACGGTGTTGCCGTTGCGGTCGACGACGGCGACCGAGACGCGCTGGTTCTCCTTGCGGGCGGCCTCCAGGGCGGCGGTGGCGGCCTTGGTCGCGGCGGCGACGGTGAGGTGGGTGGAGTGGGTGAGGGTGCGGTCGGCGGCGTCCGCCTGCTGGGCGGCGGGCTTGGCGGCCGGGGCGGCCGCGCTGGCGCCGACCGCGCCGAAGGTGCCGGCGGCGAGGGCGGCCGCGGCGACGGCGCCGATGACGATCTTCTTGGTGCGGCGGGTGGCCGTGGGGCGGTGCGTGTTCGTGTCCATGACTCGATCGTGGGCCCGCCCGCGCCCTCGTAGGGTCGGCGCACCGGCTGCTCCCCGCGCCCGGACCGGTGGACCCGGCCGTCATCCGATCGGCTGATGCGGGGGTGGGCGGGCCGGGTGAGGATGAGTACGGAGACGTACGTACGCGCAGGTCAGGAGCTGGACAGTGGAAGCGGAGGAGGCAGGGGAGGCAGCGGCAGGGCGGCCCGCCGGGCGGCCCGCGGCGGAGACAGGGGCAGGGCATCCCGCCGAGCGGCCCGCGGCCGACGAGCGGTGGCTGCCCGTCGTGATGCACGCCGCCTTCTTCCTGCTGCTCGGCGCCTCCCTCGCGCGATTCCTGATCCGCCACCCCGGCGACGGCCGCACCCCGTGGATCGTCGCGCTCTCGGCCGCCCTCGCCCTGCTGTACGTACTCGGCCCCGCCCTGGGATCGCGGCCCACCCCCCGCCGGCTCGGCTGGCTCGGGGTGGTGGTGGCGGTGTGGATGGTGCTCGTGGTGCTCGCGCCGAGCTTCGCGTGGTGCGCGGTGCCGCTGTTCTACACCGGGCTGCGGACACTGCCGACGCGGGCCGCGCTGGTGCTCGTCGCCCTGCTGACCGCGTTCGTGGTGGCCGCGCAGCTGATGCTGGCCGAGGGGATCGACCCGAACCTGGTGGTCGCGCCGCCCGCCGTCGCGGCTGTCGCCACCGCCGTCTTCGTCCATATGCAGCGCCAGGCGGACCGGCAGCGCCACCTCATCGACGACCTCATCCGCACCCGGCGCGAACTGGCCGCCACCGAGCGGCGCGAGGGCACGCTCGCGGAGCGCCAGCGCCTCTCCATGGAGATCCACGACACGCTCGCACAGGGCCTGTCCAGCCAGCAGATGCTGCTCCAGGCGTCCGAGCGGCTGTGGGAGTCCGACCCGGCGGCGGCCCGCCGCCACGTCCGTACGGCCGAGTCGATCGCGGAGCGCAACCTGGCCGAGGCCCGCCGCTTCGTCCACGATCTCGCGCCCGCGGAGCTGGCGGCGGGCGGCAGCCTGGCGGAGGCGCTGCGGGCGCTGGCGGCCCGGGCGTCGGCGGAGTCCTCCCTGGACGTACGGCTGCAC
Protein-coding sequences here:
- a CDS encoding sensor histidine kinase gives rise to the protein MHAAFFLLLGASLARFLIRHPGDGRTPWIVALSAALALLYVLGPALGSRPTPRRLGWLGVVVAVWMVLVVLAPSFAWCAVPLFYTGLRTLPTRAALVLVALLTAFVVAAQLMLAEGIDPNLVVAPPAVAAVATAVFVHMQRQADRQRHLIDDLIRTRRELAATERREGTLAERQRLSMEIHDTLAQGLSSQQMLLQASERLWESDPAAARRHVRTAESIAERNLAEARRFVHDLAPAELAAGGSLAEALRALAARASAESSLDVRLHVDGVPVALPDRVESALLRIAQGALANVREHAGARTAALTLTYLGDQIVLDVADDGRGFAVAEAGVRARGGRGHGLPAMRARVRQLGGTLTVESAPGEGAVLTAAVPLDSLDPLDSLEEVR
- a CDS encoding M1 family metallopeptidase codes for the protein MDHRSAIRRLALPGAVLLALGGCTGGVEGKPGAAGLRDGLFPKLGNGGYDVEHYSLALDYDPARNHLTGTATLTARATRDLSAFNLDFAGMDVTSATVGGERADANRAGDELTLRPADEIEKGARFRTSVAYSGTPKTLTDQDDSHEGWLRTADGGALALGEPAGSMAWFPSNNHPSDKATYDIRITVPRGLTAVSNGELKSTVTAGGRTTFTWHTGEPMASYAATVAIGKYDIVKEAKTPSGLPVYTAVDPAARKETADVVGRLPEIVEWEKENFGPYPFSSTGVIVAPEGSAEYALETQNRPVIPADQLDEETLVHELAHQWFGDSVTPKRWKDMWLNEGFAMYAEWLWSEDHGGKSAQAHFDEEYAKAADAELWAFPPAEPPSAAEISDKPVYDRGAMVVHKIRRAVGDDMFYDIVQGWTKEHRHANASTEDFTRFVEEESGKDLTDLWDTWLYGDGKPKSP
- a CDS encoding heme-binding protein; its protein translation is MDTNTHRPTATRRTKKIVIGAVAAAALAAGTFGAVGASAAAPAAKPAAQQADAADRTLTHSTHLTVAAATKAATAALEAARKENQRVSVAVVDRNGNTVVTLRGDGAGPQSYESAERKAYTAVSWNAPTSVLAGRLAQAPNLKDIPGTLFLAGGAPVQAQGAPIAGIGVAGAPSGDLDEKFAQAGVAALTK